AGGTCGAGCAGTTCGGGCAGCCGGGCGCTGAGCTGCCAGTTGTGCGCGGCCGTCTTGGCGAAGCCGAGACCCGGGTCGATGACGATGCGGTCCGGGGCCACTCCGGCGGCGAGCGCCGCGTCCACCCGTTGGCCGAGTTCGGCACGTACGTCGGCGACCACGTCGCCGTAGCGCGCCAGCTCGCTCATCCGGCGGGAGTGGCCACGCCAGTGCATCAGGACCCAGGGACAGCCGGCGTCGCGGACCACCCGGGCCATGTCCGGGTCGGCGAGCCCGCCGGAGACGTCGTTGACGACGCTCGCCCCGGCGTCGAGGGCGGCAGTGGCGACCCGGGCGCGGGTGGTGTCGATGCTGACCGGAACGCCGGCGGCGGCTAGTTCCCGGATGACCGGTACCACGCGAGCGGCCTCGGTCGCCGCGTCGACCCGGTCGGCGCCGGGTCGCGTCGACTCGCCGCCGACATCCACCAACCCCGCCCCATCCGCGCGCAGCCGGACGCCGTGTGCGACAGCGGCGTCGACGTCGGCGTAGCGTCCGCCGTCGGAGAAAGAGTCGGGCGTGACGTTCAGGACGCCCATCACCACCGGGGCCGCGGCCCGCACCAGATCGGTCACGAGTAGGACGGTACCGGTCCCGCCGACCCCGCCAGGCGCCCCGGCCTGGGCACGAACCCCTCGTCAACAGCTCAGTGACATGGGAATTGGAACAGGTGTACGATCGGTCGTCCGGGTCGGATCGGGCAGTATCTTCGCGGCTTGTCGCAAAGAGGGGCGGCCCGTACGCTGTGGAATTGCCCAGCATCGAGTATGGCGACGCTTAGAGGAGGGCCGAAGCGGGACAATCCGCCCAAGAATCGCCACCTTCCGTGGCGAGCGACGTACGCAGGGTCTCGGGCGCTGCGCACCGTGAGCACCGATCCCGCAAGGCTTGCCTACTGCACCACCGCGGCGCCGCCGGCCGCGACTTGGGGAGGTTTCAGTGATCGCCATCGAGCTGATGGAAACGGCGTCCGCCAACGCCGCCCACCTGCTCTCCACCCTGGCGTCGTCGATCCCAATCGCCGCCGAGGAGCCGAAGGGGATCAACACCGAGGGCGTCGTCACCTTCTTCGCCAGCAAGATCGCTCCGATCCTGCTCGCCGTGCTGGGCGTCATCTTCATCGGCCGCGCCAGCCGGGGCGAGATTTCCAAGGTGCTGACCAGCTCCGCCATCGCGATCGTCGGTTTGGCCTTCATCGCCGGAGCCGCCACCCTCTTCTTCATCGGCGACTTCCTGATCAACCTGATCTTCGAATAGGCGCGGGCACGACATGCGGCTGCGCACCGACGACGACATCTACCGGGCCCGCCTGGTCTATCTCGGGCCGCCCGGCTACACCCTTCCGGTCCACCTGCCGTACGCCCAGTACGGGCTGTTCATCCTGCTCGTTCCCCTCTACATGTTCATCCACTGGCTGTTCACCTTGCAGGTCGAACTCTTCCCCGCCTGGGAGATCGCCATCGCCATCGTGACCACCTCGTTCGTCTTCCGGTACGTCGACCCGGACCGTCCAGCGCGCATGGTGATCCGTACCGCGCTGACCGACTGGCGACGCACCCGGGAGCCGGCCGCCGAGCAGCGCGACCCGCGCCTGGTCGGCAGCAGGATCAGGATCCGGGAGGAACTGGCATGACCGGCTGCACGCCGTACGGGCCGAACGAGGACACAGGCAGGGCGATCGCATGAGCCGCTCCTCCACGCCGGGTTCCCCGGCCGGGCGCCCGGCCGCGCCGCAAGGTAACCGTGCGCGTTCGTTCGACTACCCACAAACCGAGGAACTCGACGACACCACCCTGGACCCGGCGCTCGCCGCCACTCCGGGTCACGGCAGCGTCGGCGTCTTCCAGGCTCCCCGCCCGCAGCAGCGCCGGGCGGTCGCGGCCGAATCCGCGCCGGTCAGCCGCGACGGCGCCGACATCGACTCGCCGTTTCTCGACCTGTTCGGTGGCGCGTACCCGAGGCCCGGTCCCGCCCAGCGTGGCAACGGGCTCCCGGCACGGGCCCTACCGCAGCAGGCGAGCCCCGCGCCAGCACCCGCCGCCGCACCGGCGCCCCACCGGCCCGCGCCACCTCCGGTGCCCGCGGCGCGCCCGGCACCCCCAACGCCCCCGGTGCCCGCGCCACCGCCGGACTCCACACCGGCCACGCCATCGGCCCGGATGGTCGACGACGCCGCGACGGCCACGGGCCTGCCAGCGGCCGCCTCCCGGACGGCTCCGCCACCCGGTGACCGGCTGCCGAGCGCCCGGCCAGCCGCCGACGATCGCCCCGCCCGCGACGGGGCGCATGCCGCCGACGCCGCGACGCGGCCGTCGCGGCGGGCCGCCGCACCGGCCACCCGCCCCGCCCCCCGGCAGCGCTCGGTGGACCACCGCGACCGGCCGGTCAAGCCGGTCCGGGTCCGCCCACCGAAGATCAAGTTCGGCGACCGGGATCCCGCGGTCGAACTCGCCATCACCGAGATCGCCGGGCACCTGACCTTCACCCCCAACACGGTCACCGCCTGGTACTGGCTGCCCGAGGTGCGCTGGGCCTTCCGACCGGACGCGGAACGTGAGGCCCTGCTCTCGGCCATCTCCGAGCAGTACGCCGGCCTCGCCGGCTTCCGGCTGCACCTGCGCCGCACCACCCGGCCCTTCCCGGCCGACGAATGGGCCCGCACCATCGACGCGAACACCGCCGCGCCACTGCCCGATGTCCCCGGCACGCCCGGCTGGGCCGAGCATCTGGTGGCCGCTCAGCGGCACCTGCTGTCGGTCAACCACGCCGAGGGCCAGACCTATCTCGGGGTCACCTTCGCCCGCCGTTCGCTCGGCGACTCGCTCACCGAACGGCTGCTGCGCACCTTCGGGCGGGGAGTCGCCGAGGGCGAGCGACGCAAGCTGGGCCGCACCGTCGAACAGTTCGACGAGGTGCTGGGCGCGTTCGGCATGCGCGGGCGACGGGTCACCGCGCAGGAGCTGGAATGGCTGCTCTACCGGTCGGTGGCGCTCTGCATGGCACCGCCCGGCGCGCTCTCACCCATCACCGAGGGGCGTTGGGAGCGCGGCGATCTGCTCGCCCTCACCGAGCAGGTCGAGCGCTACCGCACGCCGTACGGATCGACGGTGAAGCTGGTCAACCGGATGACCGGCGAGGAGCGGCACGTGGCGGTGCTCGCCGTGGGCCGGATGGAGCCGCTGGAGATCCCCGAGCGGCACGAGCCCTGGCTGCACTTCCACGAGCGGCTGCCGTGGCCGATGGAGCTCTCCACCCGGGTCGACGTCCTGGGCTCCGGCGATTCCTTCCGCAACCTCGAACACCGGCTACGAATGATCCGGTCGCAGCAGCTCGACTATGCCGAGCACGGCATCGACGCCCCACCGGAGTTGGAGCGGCTGGCCAAGCGGGCGCTGGTGATCGGCGACGAGATGACCACCGGGCTGCCGGTCGACTCCGCCCGCGCCCACGGCTGGCACCGGATCGCCGTCGGCGGGCGCACCCGGGAGGAGTGCCTGGAACGGGCCCGCCGGTTGATCCAGCTCTACTCCCGCGAGCTGCGCGTCTCGCTGCAACATCCGAAGAACCAGGACTGGCTGGCCCGCGAGTTCATCCCGGGCGAGCCGATCGCCAACACCGGATACGTCCGGCGGATGCCGGTCAACCTGCTCGCGGCGGCGCTGCCGCAGGCCGCCTCCACGGTCGGCGACCGGCGCGGCGACCTGATCGGGCGTACCGCCGGCACCTGCCGCCGGCCGGTCTTCCTCGACCTGCACTTCCCGATGGAGGTGCGCGAACGCTCCGGCCTCGCGGTCTTCGTGGCCGAGCCGGGCGGCGGCAAGTCCACGCTGCTCGGCGCACTGGGCTACCTGGCCGCCCGCCGGGGCGTGCAGGTGACCCTGCTGGACCCCTCCGGCCCACTGGCCCGGCTCTGCGCGATGCCGGAGCTGCGACCGTACGCGCGCGTGTTGAACCTGACCGGCTCCGAACACGGCACGCTGGCACCGTACTCGCTGATCCCGACCCCGTTGCGCAGCGAGTTCGGCGCCGGCGCCGCCGGCGACCGGGAGTTCGAGATCGCGGTCTCCAACGCCCGGGCCGAGCGGCGGATGCTGGTGCAGGACATCTGCATGATGCTGGTGCCGCCGCAGGTCGCCCGCGAGGCCTCCACCGCCACCCTCTTCCGGCACGCCGTACGCCAGGTACCCGCCGAGGAGAACTCCACCCTGGACGACGTGGTCACCTGCCTCGGCCAGCTCGACGACGACGCTGGACGGGAACTGGCCAACCTGCTGTTGGACACCGCCGAGATGCCGCTCGCGATGCTCTTCTTCGGTCGCCCCCCGGAGGGGCTGCTCGGGCCGGACGCGGCGCTCACCGTGATCACCATGGCCGGTCTACGACTGCCCGACCTCAAGATCGAACGCGAGTACTGGTCGGCCGAAGAGGCACTCGCCCTGCCGATGCTGCACACCGCACACCGACTGGCGGTACGCCGCTGCTACGGCGGATCGATGTCGTCGCGCAAGCTGGTCGGCCTGGACGAGGCGCACTTCATGGAGGGGTGGCGCTCCGGCCGCTCGTTTCTCGTCAGACTCGCCCGGGACTCCCGCAAGTGGAACCTCGCCGCGCTGGTCGCCTCACAGAACCCCCGTGACATCCTCGGCCTCGACGTGCAGAACCTCGTCTCCACCGTCTTCGTCGGCCGGATCGCCGAGGATGCGGAGATCGCCTCCGAGGCGCTGCGACTGCTGCGCGTGCCGGTCGACGACGGCTACGAAGCCACCCTCGCCTCGCTCTCGACCGCCGACGCGACCTCCGCCGACCGGCTCGGCTTCCGGGAGTTCGTGATGCGCGACGTGGACGGTCGAGTGCAGAAGGTACGCGTCGACGTTTCCTACGTGGACGGACTGCTGGACTACCTTGACACCACCCCCGCCGCCATCGCCGCCGCTGCCGGGGTGCTGCCGACCGTGCTGCCTGACATGGAGGCGTGACTATGGCGAGGGCCCGGGCACGGATCACGGCGCTCCTCCTGGCGCTCGGCGTCCTCGCCGCAGCCACGATCAGCTGGCCCGGGCTCACGGCCACACCGGCGCACGCGGCTCCGGTCGCGTACCAGGCCGCCGCCGACCTGTGCACGACGCAGGAGTGGCAGGCAGACTTCCGCGCCTGCGTCACCAGACTGCAGCAGGTGGCGCAATCAGAGGCGACGTGCCGCAATCCCCCAACGCCGACCGCGCCGGACTCCGGCGTGGCCGGCTGGTTCGCGTCCCGGCCCGAGGCCTCCAAGCTGCCCGGCCCGAAGGGCTACTACAGCGACTACGGCTACGCCGGCTACAGCTACAGCACCTACGACGTCGAAACCGGCTGTGCGACCGGGCTGTTACACCCGGACTACAAGTTCACCAACACCCTCGCCAACGGCGAGTTCATGATGGCGACCGCGATCATCGGCGCCTCGAACGCGCTGCGCGAGCGCGCCTGGGAGCCGGGCACGATGTGGGGCTGGGCGGATCCTCTGGTGGACCAGGCCACCAAGGCGATCTACCAGAAGGTGTTCAGCGTCTTCGGCATCGTCACGCTCTGCGTCGTCGGGCTCTACCTGCTCTGGCGCTCGCGCCAGTCCGACATGAGCACCGCGATGACCACGGCGGGGTGGGCGCTGGTGGTGATGGTGGCGGTCACCGCGCTGGCCGCCTGGCCGGTCAAGTCGGCCAACCTCGCCGACGGCGCCCTCGTCTCCACGCTCGGCGTCGTGCACGACGCCGTCGGGCCGGCGGCAAGGGACGTCCCGCCCGGCCGGTGCGCGATGCCCAACCCGGACGCCTGCACGGACAAGCGCCCTCCCGCGGTCCGGGCCAGCGACACCGCGGCCGAGGCGATGCTCTACCGGAACTGGCTGCGCGGCGTGCTCGGCTCGGCGGACAGCGAGACCGCCAAGAAATACGGCGCGGCGCTCTACGACGCCAAGTCGCTCTCCTGGGAGGAGGCGGAGAAGATCCGGGCCAACCCGCAGACCCGCGAGGCCACCCTCAACGCCAAGCAACAACAGTGGATGACGGTCGCCGAGCAGATCAAGCAGGAGGATCCGGAGGCGTACGAGTACCTGAAGGGCATCCGGGACATGGACCGCGTGGGCGCCGGATTCATCGCGGTGCTCGCCGCCCTGCTCTTCGCGATGTTCGACCTGACCGCCTCGCTGCTGGTGCTGCTGGGCTTCCTGATCTTCCGCTGGGCGGTGATCGCGGCGCCGATCCTGGGCACCATCGGCCTGCTCCGCCCGGCCAGCGCCGGCCTACGGCGGCTGGGCAACGCGGTGGTGGCGGCGCTGTTCAACATCGCGATCTTCGGTACCGGTGCCGCCATCTACCTCTTCGCGGTCGACCTCATCATGAGCACACCCACCCTGCCCGGCTGGCTGCAGGTGGTGCTGGTCTGGCTCTGCGGGGTGGTGGGCTGGCTGCTGCTGCGCCCCTATCGGCGGATCACGCAGCTCGGCGGCAAGGACAGCAGCGAGGCGGTCAGCTCGGCGGGTTCCTGGCACCGGCGGTTCTTCCGGGACATGCGCACGGCCGCCCGGCTCGATGTCGCCGAGCCCGGCGGCACCGCCGAGCCCAGCGTGGGACGGCGCCGGGCGGCGGCACCGGAGCAGCCGAAGGTGCGTCCGGAGGCTCGCCCGGACCCGGTCCCCAGCGGCGCACCCGCCGCCGCGAAGCGGCCGGATGGCCGCGAGGCCGGCGGCGCCGGCGACCAGGCCCCGGAGAAACGCCCCGAGGGCCGGCCCGTCGCGCCCCGGCCCCGTCGCCGGCAGCCCGCCTCCTGGACCGAGCCGGACGTGCCGGACGAGAACCCGTCCTTCGTGATTTACCGCCCGGGTTCGGCGCAGCGCACACCCGAGAAGCCCGCGCCCCGGATCCGCTCCGAGGCCCAGTGAGTGCCGTGCGGCGGGCGGTCGAGTTCCTGGTCACCCGGTTGCTGCGGTCCCGGCTGGGCGTCGCCCTCGGCATCGCGGTGCTGGTGCTCGGCGTGGTCGGCGCGGCCCGGCTGGTGGCCGGCCCGGCCGACCCGACGGCGGGGTTGAGCAACCGCCCGGCCGACCCGATCACCACCGTGCATCCGACCACCGGGGACGACGGCGCGATCTCGACGACCACCACACCGTCGCCGGTGACCCAGCCGGGCGAACCGGCCCCCGCTCGGGTCGCCGAACGCTTCGTCGCCGCCTGGCTCGGTCTTCCGGGACAGTCGGCGGAGGACTGGCACGAGACTCTGCGTCCCCTCTCGACCCCCGCCCTCACCGAGAAGCTCGCCGGTGCCGGGCCGGCCGGCGTACCGGCCGGCGAGGTGACGGAGGACGTGACCCTCCGCCCGCGCGGCGAGACGTTCGTGGAGGCGCTGGTCCCGTTCGACACCGGGCAGCTCCGGCTCGAACTGGTGGCGCCGGACGGTCGGTGGTTGGTGGACGCCGTGGACT
This is a stretch of genomic DNA from Micromonospora sp. WMMD1082. It encodes these proteins:
- the folP gene encoding dihydropteroate synthase translates to MTDLVRAAAPVVMGVLNVTPDSFSDGGRYADVDAAVAHGVRLRADGAGLVDVGGESTRPGADRVDAATEAARVVPVIRELAAAGVPVSIDTTRARVATAALDAGASVVNDVSGGLADPDMARVVRDAGCPWVLMHWRGHSRRMSELARYGDVVADVRAELGQRVDAALAAGVAPDRIVIDPGLGFAKTAAHNWQLSARLPELLDLGHPLLFGASRKSYLGQLLAGPDGTPRPTDGRATATVATSLLAVAAGAWGVRVHDVRATVDALAVWQATGRPRLAPVPA
- a CDS encoding ATP-binding protein, with the protein product MSRSSTPGSPAGRPAAPQGNRARSFDYPQTEELDDTTLDPALAATPGHGSVGVFQAPRPQQRRAVAAESAPVSRDGADIDSPFLDLFGGAYPRPGPAQRGNGLPARALPQQASPAPAPAAAPAPHRPAPPPVPAARPAPPTPPVPAPPPDSTPATPSARMVDDAATATGLPAAASRTAPPPGDRLPSARPAADDRPARDGAHAADAATRPSRRAAAPATRPAPRQRSVDHRDRPVKPVRVRPPKIKFGDRDPAVELAITEIAGHLTFTPNTVTAWYWLPEVRWAFRPDAEREALLSAISEQYAGLAGFRLHLRRTTRPFPADEWARTIDANTAAPLPDVPGTPGWAEHLVAAQRHLLSVNHAEGQTYLGVTFARRSLGDSLTERLLRTFGRGVAEGERRKLGRTVEQFDEVLGAFGMRGRRVTAQELEWLLYRSVALCMAPPGALSPITEGRWERGDLLALTEQVERYRTPYGSTVKLVNRMTGEERHVAVLAVGRMEPLEIPERHEPWLHFHERLPWPMELSTRVDVLGSGDSFRNLEHRLRMIRSQQLDYAEHGIDAPPELERLAKRALVIGDEMTTGLPVDSARAHGWHRIAVGGRTREECLERARRLIQLYSRELRVSLQHPKNQDWLAREFIPGEPIANTGYVRRMPVNLLAAALPQAASTVGDRRGDLIGRTAGTCRRPVFLDLHFPMEVRERSGLAVFVAEPGGGKSTLLGALGYLAARRGVQVTLLDPSGPLARLCAMPELRPYARVLNLTGSEHGTLAPYSLIPTPLRSEFGAGAAGDREFEIAVSNARAERRMLVQDICMMLVPPQVAREASTATLFRHAVRQVPAEENSTLDDVVTCLGQLDDDAGRELANLLLDTAEMPLAMLFFGRPPEGLLGPDAALTVITMAGLRLPDLKIEREYWSAEEALALPMLHTAHRLAVRRCYGGSMSSRKLVGLDEAHFMEGWRSGRSFLVRLARDSRKWNLAALVASQNPRDILGLDVQNLVSTVFVGRIAEDAEIASEALRLLRVPVDDGYEATLASLSTADATSADRLGFREFVMRDVDGRVQKVRVDVSYVDGLLDYLDTTPAAIAAAAGVLPTVLPDMEA
- a CDS encoding MFS transporter, encoding MARARARITALLLALGVLAAATISWPGLTATPAHAAPVAYQAAADLCTTQEWQADFRACVTRLQQVAQSEATCRNPPTPTAPDSGVAGWFASRPEASKLPGPKGYYSDYGYAGYSYSTYDVETGCATGLLHPDYKFTNTLANGEFMMATAIIGASNALRERAWEPGTMWGWADPLVDQATKAIYQKVFSVFGIVTLCVVGLYLLWRSRQSDMSTAMTTAGWALVVMVAVTALAAWPVKSANLADGALVSTLGVVHDAVGPAARDVPPGRCAMPNPDACTDKRPPAVRASDTAAEAMLYRNWLRGVLGSADSETAKKYGAALYDAKSLSWEEAEKIRANPQTREATLNAKQQQWMTVAEQIKQEDPEAYEYLKGIRDMDRVGAGFIAVLAALLFAMFDLTASLLVLLGFLIFRWAVIAAPILGTIGLLRPASAGLRRLGNAVVAALFNIAIFGTGAAIYLFAVDLIMSTPTLPGWLQVVLVWLCGVVGWLLLRPYRRITQLGGKDSSEAVSSAGSWHRRFFRDMRTAARLDVAEPGGTAEPSVGRRRAAAPEQPKVRPEARPDPVPSGAPAAAKRPDGREAGGAGDQAPEKRPEGRPVAPRPRRRQPASWTEPDVPDENPSFVIYRPGSAQRTPEKPAPRIRSEAQ